The following coding sequences are from one Gossypium hirsutum isolate 1008001.06 chromosome A12, Gossypium_hirsutum_v2.1, whole genome shotgun sequence window:
- the LOC107928702 gene encoding uncharacterized protein has protein sequence MVKVASYFAMAFGAFIFWQTMDKVHVWIALHQDEKKERLEREAEVRRMREELLQQAKQNDRLP, from the exons ATGGTGAAAGTAGCCTCTTACTTCGCTATGGCATTCGGCGCCTTTATCTTCTGGCAAACCATGGATAAAGTCCACGTCTGGATCGCCCTCCACCAAGACGAGAAG AAAGAGAGATTGGAGAGAGAAGCGGAGGTCAGGAGAATGAGGGAAGAGTTGCTTCAGCAAGCCAAGCAGAACGATCGTCTCCCCTAA
- the LOC107928701 gene encoding vignain isoform X2, giving the protein MVLKSMDMDIRKLILVLFLLALVFGVAESFDYHESDLASEESLWDLYERWRSQHTVSRDLEEKQKRFNVFKENLKHIHQVNQMDKPYKLKLNKYADMTNHEFMSTRSSKVSHYRMLHGPRQMTDFRHDKTNNLPPSIDWWTKGAVTGIKDQGKCGSCWAFSTVVAVEGINKIKTGELVTLSEQELVDCDKENHGCEGGLMEQAFQFIKQSDGITTENYYPYRAKDESCDSSKLNGPVVIIDGYEMVPEKDEKALMKAVANQPVSIAIDAGGTDFQFYSEGVFIGDCGTELNHGVAVVGYGATLDGTKYWIVKNSWGEDWGEKGYIRMKRDVDAEEGLCGLTLEASYPVKLQSNNNRKSSPRSKAKDEL; this is encoded by the exons ATGGTATTGAAATCTATGGATATGGATATACGAAAGTTGATCTTGGTTTTGTTTTTGTTGGCTCTAGTTTTTGGTGTTGCTGAGAGTTTTGATTACCATGAGAGCGACCTGGCCTCAGAGGAGAGCCTGTGGGACTTGTATGAGAGATGGAGGAGCCAACATACAGTCTCGCGTGACCTGGAGGAGAAGCAAAAGCGTTTCAATGTGTTCAAGGAGAATCTTAAACATATCCACCAGGTGAACCAGATGGATAAGCCTTACAAGTTGAAACTGAACAAGTATGCTGATATGACCAACCATGAGTTCATGAGTACAAGGAGCTCAAAGGTTAGCCATTACCGGATGCTCCATGGTCCAAGGCAGATGACTGATTTCAGACATGATAAAACTAACAACCTACCTCCTTCCATTGATTGGTGGACGAAAGGAGCAGTGACTGGTATCAAGGACCAAGGCAAATGTG GTAGCTGCTGGGCATTTTCAACTGTAGTTGCAGTGGAAggtataaacaaaataaaaacaggGGAGCTTGTGACTTTATCCGAACAAGAGCTGGTTGATTGTGATAAGGAGAACCACGGTTGTGAGGGAGGATTGATGGAACAAGCATTTCAGTTCATCAAGCAAAGTGATGGAATAACAACTGAGAATTATTATCCCTACAGAGCCAAAGATGAGTCTTGTGACTCATCCAAG TTGAATGGTCCTGTAGTGATCATTGATGGCTATGAAATGGTTCCCGAAAAAGATGAAAAAGCTCTAATGAAAGCTGTTGCAAACCAACCTGTGTCTATTGCTATAGATGCTGGTGGTACGGATTTCCAGTTCTACTCGGAG GGAGTTTTCATTGGAGACTGCGGCACC GAG CTGAACCATGGAGTTGCAGTGGTAGGATACGGAGCAACCTTAGATGGGACAAAGTACTGGATAGTAAAGAACTCGTGGGGCGAAGACTGGGGAGAGAAGGGATACATACGAATGAAACGAGACGTTGATGCAGAAGAAGGGCTTTGTGGTTTAACCTTAGAAGCATCTTACCCTGTGAAGTTGCAGTCTAACAACAATAGAAAAAGTTCACCCAGATCCAAGGCCAAGGATGAACTGTAA
- the LOC107928701 gene encoding vignain isoform X1, which yields MVLKSMDMDIRKLILVLFLLALVFGVAESFDYHESDLASEESLWDLYERWRSQHTVSRDLEEKQKRFNVFKENLKHIHQVNQMDKPYKLKLNKYADMTNHEFMSTRSSKVSHYRMLHGPRQMTDFRHDKTNNLPPSIDWWTKGAVTGIKDQGKCGSCWAFSTVVAVEGINKIKTGELVTLSEQELVDCDKENHGCEGGLMEQAFQFIKQSDGITTENYYPYRAKDESCDSSKLNGPVVIIDGYEMVPEKDEKALMKAVANQPVSIAIDAGGTDFQFYSEGVFIGDCGTVLNMNCKATKEQLGAFCLFCLFLIFVMIAIIETS from the exons ATGGTATTGAAATCTATGGATATGGATATACGAAAGTTGATCTTGGTTTTGTTTTTGTTGGCTCTAGTTTTTGGTGTTGCTGAGAGTTTTGATTACCATGAGAGCGACCTGGCCTCAGAGGAGAGCCTGTGGGACTTGTATGAGAGATGGAGGAGCCAACATACAGTCTCGCGTGACCTGGAGGAGAAGCAAAAGCGTTTCAATGTGTTCAAGGAGAATCTTAAACATATCCACCAGGTGAACCAGATGGATAAGCCTTACAAGTTGAAACTGAACAAGTATGCTGATATGACCAACCATGAGTTCATGAGTACAAGGAGCTCAAAGGTTAGCCATTACCGGATGCTCCATGGTCCAAGGCAGATGACTGATTTCAGACATGATAAAACTAACAACCTACCTCCTTCCATTGATTGGTGGACGAAAGGAGCAGTGACTGGTATCAAGGACCAAGGCAAATGTG GTAGCTGCTGGGCATTTTCAACTGTAGTTGCAGTGGAAggtataaacaaaataaaaacaggGGAGCTTGTGACTTTATCCGAACAAGAGCTGGTTGATTGTGATAAGGAGAACCACGGTTGTGAGGGAGGATTGATGGAACAAGCATTTCAGTTCATCAAGCAAAGTGATGGAATAACAACTGAGAATTATTATCCCTACAGAGCCAAAGATGAGTCTTGTGACTCATCCAAG TTGAATGGTCCTGTAGTGATCATTGATGGCTATGAAATGGTTCCCGAAAAAGATGAAAAAGCTCTAATGAAAGCTGTTGCAAACCAACCTGTGTCTATTGCTATAGATGCTGGTGGTACGGATTTCCAGTTCTACTCGGAG GGAGTTTTCATTGGAGACTGCGGCACCGTGTTGAAC atGAACTGTAAAGCAACAAAGGAGCAACTTGgtgcattttgtttattttgtttatttttaatatttgtaatgaTAGCTATAATTGAAACAAGTTGA